A genomic window from Enoplosus armatus isolate fEnoArm2 chromosome 18, fEnoArm2.hap1, whole genome shotgun sequence includes:
- the ugcg gene encoding ceramide glucosyltransferase: MALLDLAMQGLAVFGFILFFVLWLMHFMSIIYVRLHLHKKRSEVKQPFMQLAGVSLLKPLKGVDPNLISNLETFFTLDYPKYEILLCVQDQDDPAVDVCKKLLGKYPNVDARLFIGGKKVGINPKINNLMPGYEGAKYGLVWICDSGIRVKPDTLTDLTNQMTEKVGLVHGLPYVADRQGFAATLEQVYFGTSHPRSYISANVTGIKCVTGMSCLMRKDVLDQAGGLVAFAQYIAEDYFMAKAIADRGWKFSMATQVALQNSGSYSIGQFQSRMIRWTKLRINMLPGTVLEPVSECFLASLIIGWTAHHVFRWDMMVFFMCHCLAWFIFDYIQLTGVQGGPLCFSKLDFAVAWFIRESMAVQIFLSALWDPTISWRTGRYRLRCGGTAEEILDV, encoded by the exons ATGGCTCTCCTGGACCTCGCCATGCAGGGACTCGCCGTGTTCGGTTTCATCCTGTTCTTCGTCCTGTGGCTCATGCACTTCATGTCCATCATTTATGT gcgcctccacctccacaagaaaaggtcagaggtcaaacagcCCTTCATGCAGCTGGCAGGAGTTTCTCTGCTGAAGCCACTGAAGGGCGTCGACCCGAACCTGATCTCCAACCTGGAGACATTTTTTACACTGGATTACCCAAAG tatGAGATCCTGCTGTGCGTTCAGGATCAAGATGATCCAGCTGTTGATGTCTGTAAAAAGTTGTTGGGCAAATATCCCAACGTAGATGCTCGATTATTCATCG GGGGGAAGAAAGTTGGAATCAACCCCAAGATCAACAACCTGATGCCTGGCTACGAAGGAGCCAAATACGGCCTGGTGTGGATCTGTGACAGCGGCATCAGGG tgaaACCCGACACCCTGACAGATCTGACCAATCAGATGACAGAGAAGGTGGGACTGGTCCATGGGTTGCCATATGTTGCCGATCGCCAAGGCTTTGCTGCCACTCTGGAGCAG GTGTATTTTGGGACGTCCCACCCTCGCTCCTACATCTCTGCTAATGTGACGGGGATAAAGTGTGTGACAGGGATGTCGTGTTTGATGAGGAAGGACGTGTTGGATCAAGCTGGCGGATTGGTCGCCTTCGCTCAGTACATCGCTGAGGATTACTTCATGGCAAAAGCCATCGCTGACAg AGGCTGGAAGTTCTCCATGGCGACACAGGTAGCGCTGCAGAATTCTGGGTCGTACTCCATTGGCCAGTTCCAGTCCCGCATGATCAG GTGGACGAAGTTGAGGATCAACATGCTTCCTGGCACCGTGCTGGAGCCGGTCTCTGAGTGCTTCCTGGCCAGCCTCATCATTGGCTGGACTGCTCATCATGTGTTCAG ATGGGACATGATGGTCTTCTTCATGTGTCACTGTCTCGCCTGGTTTATATTCGACTACATCCAGCTGACTGGAGTTCAG GGCGGCCCGCTGTGCTTCTCCAAGTTGGACTTTGCGGTGGCCTGGTTCATCAGAGAGTCGATGGCGGTGCAGATCTTCCTGTCGGCTCTGTGGGACCCGACTATCAGCTGGAGGACTGGACGATACCGCCTGCGTTGCGGCGGCACCGCCGAGGAGATCCTCGACGTCTAG